A stretch of Candidatus Methylomirabilis sp. DNA encodes these proteins:
- a CDS encoding glycosyltransferase, with protein sequence LLVPPGDPGSLARAIVRLAEAPALRRAMGEAGARRVRERFHVARMARQIGAVYGEVLRERHGSEGGNACASS encoded by the coding sequence CTGCTCGTCCCGCCGGGTGATCCCGGCAGCCTGGCGCGGGCAATCGTGAGGCTGGCCGAGGCTCCCGCCCTGCGGCGAGCGATGGGGGAGGCCGGAGCCCGGCGCGTCCGGGAACGGTTTCACGTGGCGAGGATGGCCAGGCAGATCGGGGCAGTCTACGGGGAGGTGTTGCGGGAGCGCCACGGAAGTGAAGGAGGGAACGCGTGCGCATCCTCGTGA